The following are encoded in a window of Haloarcula halophila genomic DNA:
- a CDS encoding Rdx family protein, which produces MSTVAIEYCVPCGFRDRALAVQKAILNGLEGEIDELRLVMGDHGVFRVSVDGDPVYDKDEDGDYDVDDLVRSVRDAL; this is translated from the coding sequence ATGAGTACTGTCGCTATCGAGTACTGCGTTCCGTGTGGCTTCCGTGACCGCGCACTGGCCGTTCAGAAGGCGATTCTCAACGGTCTGGAGGGGGAAATCGACGAACTCCGGCTGGTCATGGGCGACCACGGCGTGTTTCGGGTAAGCGTCGACGGCGACCCCGTCTACGACAAGGACGAGGACGGGGACTACGACGTCGACGACCTCGTCCGCTCGGTCCGGGACGCGCTCTGA
- a CDS encoding DUF7546 family protein translates to MSTQTSGFGRFVPEPRSLLLGAVVLNAELLLVFLYVALVDGPATDPVLLGFPFVWLNVAALVLLKVRPASAPSRRRAIAAAVAVGYALLLGYVGGVFGLGGQGTGLRTVLVAPPGFSPTLIYSGATLGIVLIPWKVAGYLALSYLVYVTVVDASGGAAGSILGLFSCVSCVLPIVASALGGVAGVGATLYQAALLQSYSASTAVFLTSVGLLYAVHRFDVTILGWLRSG, encoded by the coding sequence ATGAGTACACAGACCTCCGGTTTCGGCCGGTTCGTCCCCGAGCCGCGGTCGCTCCTGTTGGGCGCGGTGGTGTTGAACGCGGAGTTGTTGCTCGTCTTCCTGTACGTCGCACTGGTCGACGGGCCGGCCACCGACCCCGTGTTGCTCGGGTTCCCGTTCGTCTGGCTCAACGTCGCCGCGCTTGTCCTCCTGAAGGTCCGCCCGGCGTCAGCCCCGTCCCGACGTCGAGCGATCGCCGCTGCCGTCGCCGTCGGGTACGCGCTCCTCCTGGGCTACGTCGGCGGCGTCTTCGGGCTCGGTGGGCAGGGAACGGGGCTCCGGACAGTGCTGGTGGCACCGCCGGGGTTCTCACCGACGCTGATCTACAGCGGCGCGACCCTCGGGATCGTCCTGATCCCCTGGAAGGTCGCCGGCTACCTCGCCCTGTCGTATCTGGTGTACGTCACGGTCGTCGACGCCAGCGGCGGCGCCGCGGGGAGCATTCTCGGGTTGTTCTCCTGTGTGAGCTGTGTGCTTCCGATCGTCGCGTCTGCCCTCGGTGGGGTCGCCGGGGTCGGGGCCACCCTCTATCAGGCCGCACTCCTCCAGTCGTACAGCGCCTCGACGGCCGTGTTTCTGACATCCGTCGGGCTCCTCTATGCGGTCCACCGGTTCGACGTCACGATCCTCGGATGGCTCCGGAGCGGCTGA